One Halobacterium zhouii genomic region harbors:
- the serA gene encoding phosphoglycerate dehydrogenase: MKVLVTDPIADAGLERLRDTGFDVQTAYEADGDDLLEAVAGADALVVRSGTEVTREVFEAAPDLAIVGRAGIGVDNIDIDAATDHGVIVANAPEGNVRAAAEHTVALAFAAARSVPQAHARLRDGEWAKGEFLGAELDGKTLGVVGLGRVGQEVARRLGAFGMDLVAYDPYIGEERAEQLGAELVEFDECVERADFLTVHVPLTDETAGLIGESELREMAGGYVVNVARGGVVDEDALAEAADDGTLAGAALDVFEEEPLPADSPLLDAENVIVTPHLGASTRAAQEHVATATADQVVAALHEEPVVNALNAPSVEESAFDRIRPYVDLAETAGKVAAQLFDGRVERIDVRYEGDVAEENVELVTASAQQGVFAPLEWNVNAVNAPRVAEERGIEVTESKTRQSEDFQSLVSVTVGDSENDLTVSGTLYAGDDPRLVKIDGYRVDAIPHGHMLAARNRDEPGVIGFVGTVLGDAGVNIAGMFNARETIGGEALTVYNLDEPVPEDALEELLADDRITDVRSIELNGE; encoded by the coding sequence ATGAAGGTACTCGTCACGGACCCAATCGCGGACGCCGGCCTCGAACGCCTCCGCGATACCGGGTTCGACGTACAGACGGCCTACGAGGCGGACGGCGACGACTTACTGGAGGCGGTCGCCGGCGCCGACGCGCTCGTCGTGCGGTCCGGGACCGAGGTCACTCGCGAAGTGTTCGAGGCCGCGCCCGACCTCGCCATCGTCGGCCGCGCCGGCATCGGCGTGGACAACATCGACATCGACGCCGCCACCGACCACGGCGTGATTGTCGCGAACGCCCCAGAGGGGAACGTTCGCGCCGCCGCCGAGCACACCGTCGCGCTGGCGTTCGCCGCGGCGCGCTCGGTCCCGCAAGCCCACGCCCGCCTCCGCGACGGCGAGTGGGCGAAAGGCGAGTTCCTCGGCGCGGAACTCGACGGCAAGACCCTCGGCGTCGTCGGCCTCGGGCGCGTCGGCCAGGAGGTCGCCAGACGACTCGGCGCGTTCGGCATGGACCTCGTCGCCTACGACCCCTACATCGGCGAGGAGCGAGCCGAACAACTCGGCGCGGAACTCGTCGAGTTCGACGAGTGCGTCGAGCGCGCGGACTTCCTCACCGTCCACGTCCCGCTCACGGACGAGACGGCGGGCCTGATCGGCGAGTCGGAACTCCGGGAGATGGCGGGCGGCTACGTCGTGAACGTCGCGCGGGGCGGCGTCGTCGACGAGGACGCGCTCGCCGAGGCCGCCGACGACGGCACGCTCGCCGGGGCCGCACTCGACGTGTTCGAGGAGGAACCGCTGCCCGCCGACTCGCCGCTGCTCGACGCCGAGAACGTCATCGTCACTCCGCACCTCGGGGCGTCCACGCGGGCCGCACAGGAGCACGTCGCCACCGCCACCGCCGACCAGGTCGTCGCCGCGCTCCACGAGGAACCCGTGGTGAACGCGCTGAACGCGCCGAGCGTCGAAGAGAGCGCGTTCGACCGCATCCGACCGTACGTTGACCTCGCCGAAACTGCGGGGAAGGTCGCCGCGCAACTGTTCGACGGCCGGGTCGAACGCATCGACGTCCGCTACGAGGGCGACGTCGCGGAGGAGAACGTCGAGTTGGTCACCGCGAGCGCCCAGCAAGGCGTCTTCGCCCCCCTGGAGTGGAACGTCAACGCGGTGAACGCGCCCCGGGTCGCCGAGGAGCGCGGCATCGAGGTGACCGAATCGAAGACCCGCCAGAGCGAGGACTTCCAGAGCCTCGTCTCCGTGACGGTCGGGGATAGTGAGAACGACCTCACCGTCTCGGGCACGCTGTACGCGGGCGACGACCCCCGTCTCGTGAAAATCGACGGCTACCGCGTGGACGCCATCCCGCACGGCCACATGCTCGCCGCGCGCAACCGCGACGAACCCGGCGTCATCGGGTTCGTCGGGACCGTTCTCGGCGACGCCGGCGTGAACATCGCGGGGATGTTCAACGCCCGAGAGACCATCGGTGGCGAGGCGCTCACCGTCTACAACCTCGACGAACCCGTCCCAGAGGACGCCCTCGAGGAACTGCTCGCGGACGACCGCATCACCGACGTCCGGAGCATCGAACTGAACGGCGAGTAG
- a CDS encoding ABC transporter ATP-binding protein, with protein sequence MLELTALSKTYDGFDFGPLDLSLGDEVLSVLGPSGSGKTTLLSLVAGLVTPDAGDISLDGRPLVGRPVEARRTGLVFQDGALFPHMTARENVAYAATDPSCVDELAERLEITDVLDRRPSTLSGGERQRVALARTLAADPAALLLDEPLSSLDAPIRRRLRDELHSLFASLDIPVVYVTHDQRTATALGDRIAILRDGAVEQVGTPDDVLDRPQTRFVAQFTGNENIFEADVADHSESGTTLEIGGVVLQTDASSVGASSVTACVHPSRVQLRAPSEDGHSNRENALSGTIRRWLNEGTEYRVVVDVDDAPLSLVATVRPRTFDALPAESGAPVRIVIPSGAVHLIR encoded by the coding sequence ATGCTCGAACTGACTGCCCTCTCCAAGACGTACGACGGATTCGACTTCGGCCCGCTAGACCTCTCGCTCGGCGACGAAGTGCTCTCCGTGCTCGGGCCGTCGGGGAGCGGCAAGACGACGCTGCTCTCGCTCGTCGCGGGACTCGTCACCCCCGACGCGGGCGACATCTCACTCGACGGCCGCCCGCTCGTCGGACGCCCCGTCGAGGCGCGACGAACGGGCCTCGTGTTCCAGGACGGCGCGCTCTTCCCGCACATGACCGCCCGCGAGAACGTCGCGTACGCAGCGACTGACCCGTCGTGCGTCGACGAACTCGCCGAGCGTCTCGAGATAACGGATGTCCTCGACCGCCGGCCGTCGACGCTCTCTGGGGGCGAACGACAGCGGGTGGCCCTCGCTCGCACGCTGGCAGCAGACCCCGCTGCACTGCTGCTCGACGAACCGCTATCCAGTCTCGACGCGCCGATTCGCCGGCGCCTGCGGGACGAACTCCACTCCCTGTTCGCGTCCCTCGACATCCCCGTCGTCTACGTCACGCACGACCAGCGGACCGCGACGGCGCTCGGCGACCGAATCGCCATCCTCCGGGACGGCGCCGTCGAGCAGGTCGGCACGCCCGACGACGTGCTCGACCGCCCGCAGACCCGGTTCGTCGCCCAGTTCACGGGGAACGAGAACATCTTCGAGGCGGACGTGGCCGACCACTCCGAATCAGGCACGACCCTCGAAATCGGCGGGGTCGTGCTCCAGACAGACGCGTCGAGCGTCGGCGCCTCCTCCGTCACGGCCTGCGTCCACCCGTCGCGTGTGCAGTTGCGAGCGCCGAGCGAGGACGGCCATTCGAACCGCGAGAACGCGCTCTCCGGGACCATCCGCCGGTGGCTCAACGAGGGTACCGAGTACCGGGTGGTCGTCGACGTCGACGACGCACCGCTCTCGCTCGTCGCCACCGTTCGACCTCGGACCTTCGACGCGCTACCTGCGGAGTCCGGCGCGCCCGTTAGAATCGTGATTCCGTCCGGCGCTGTCCACCTGATTCGATGA
- a CDS encoding extracellular solute-binding protein, translating into MAAGDASISRREVLTGTTAVLGGIAGCTTTLGTRGSTPVSMLAAGSLNNALENGLKPRVDATLQVEAHGSAEVARLVAAGQKDPDVVSVSDLALFASPLQPPWFAEFATNAIVVAYNADTEGGQRIADAGRDGWYRPLLGGEVALGRTDPDLDPLGYRTLFVLELASRFYDADADLRDAIPRRRQVYPETQLVSQFETGAIDAAITYRNMAVERGYDYVELPAEIDLSDPAYADNYATATYELPSGMVVEGGVVNYASTVRHESPAVFDVFDAHVTGDYLTDFGFTVPDDYPRFTGNVPDRVTN; encoded by the coding sequence ATGGCCGCTGGCGATGCGTCGATTTCTCGCCGGGAGGTGCTCACCGGAACGACCGCCGTCCTCGGTGGTATCGCCGGCTGCACCACGACCCTGGGTACACGCGGGTCGACCCCGGTCTCGATGCTCGCCGCCGGAAGTCTGAACAACGCGCTGGAGAACGGCCTGAAGCCGCGCGTCGACGCGACGCTGCAGGTCGAAGCCCACGGCTCCGCCGAAGTCGCGCGCCTCGTCGCGGCGGGCCAGAAGGACCCCGACGTGGTCTCCGTTTCTGACCTCGCGTTGTTTGCCTCGCCACTGCAACCGCCGTGGTTCGCCGAGTTCGCGACGAACGCCATCGTCGTGGCGTACAACGCCGACACGGAGGGCGGTCAGCGAATCGCAGATGCCGGCAGAGACGGCTGGTACCGCCCACTACTCGGCGGTGAGGTCGCACTCGGGCGGACGGACCCCGACCTCGACCCGTTGGGCTACCGAACGCTGTTCGTCCTCGAACTCGCGTCCCGGTTCTACGACGCGGACGCCGACCTCCGGGACGCGATTCCCCGCCGGCGGCAGGTGTACCCGGAAACGCAACTCGTCAGCCAGTTCGAGACGGGCGCCATCGACGCGGCGATCACGTACCGGAACATGGCCGTCGAGCGGGGGTACGACTACGTCGAGTTGCCCGCCGAAATCGACCTCAGTGACCCCGCGTACGCCGACAACTACGCGACGGCCACCTACGAGTTGCCGAGTGGGATGGTCGTCGAGGGCGGCGTCGTGAACTACGCTTCGACCGTCCGCCACGAGTCACCGGCAGTGTTCGACGTGTTCGACGCCCACGTCACGGGCGACTACTTGACCGACTTCGGCTTCACCGTCCCGGACGACTATCCACGATTCACTGGCAATGTTCCCGACAGAGTCACGAACTGA
- a CDS encoding ABC transporter permease, with protein sequence MFPTESRTDGATGRFDWLSVTFLLGAVLLCYYLVPLLSLVVSQPPGVVLRRVTAPDVVSAATTSLTASLASAAIATVFGLPLAYWLARTDSEAKTLVTALVVLPLVLPPIVSGMVLLTVVGPETLLGEFAASSGLPLTRSTAGVVLAQTFVSSPFLVVTAKAAFESVDGSLEYASRSLGKSRLATFRRVTLPIAWPGILAGITLAFARAIGEFGATLMLAYYPRTMPVQIWVSFTTLGLENAFPVAVILVGIAVATLLVLNALGTNPLE encoded by the coding sequence ATGTTCCCGACAGAGTCACGAACTGACGGCGCCACCGGGCGCTTCGACTGGTTGTCAGTCACGTTCCTGCTCGGTGCGGTGTTGCTCTGTTACTACCTCGTGCCGCTCCTCTCGCTCGTCGTCAGCCAACCGCCCGGCGTCGTCCTCCGCCGCGTCACTGCGCCGGACGTCGTCTCCGCCGCGACGACGTCGCTCACCGCGTCGCTCGCGAGTGCGGCGATAGCGACGGTGTTCGGCCTGCCGCTCGCGTACTGGCTGGCGCGGACTGACAGCGAGGCGAAGACGCTCGTGACCGCGCTGGTCGTGTTACCGCTCGTCCTCCCGCCCATCGTCAGCGGGATGGTGCTGCTCACCGTCGTCGGCCCGGAGACGCTCCTCGGGGAGTTCGCCGCGTCCAGCGGCCTGCCGCTGACGCGTTCGACTGCGGGCGTCGTACTCGCACAGACGTTCGTCTCGTCGCCGTTTCTGGTGGTCACCGCCAAAGCGGCCTTCGAGAGCGTCGACGGGAGCCTCGAGTACGCGTCGCGTTCCCTCGGCAAGAGCCGACTCGCGACGTTCCGCCGGGTGACACTCCCAATCGCATGGCCGGGTATTCTCGCCGGCATCACGCTGGCGTTCGCCCGCGCCATCGGCGAGTTCGGCGCGACGCTCATGCTCGCGTACTACCCGCGAACGATGCCGGTGCAGATCTGGGTCTCGTTCACCACACTCGGCCTGGAGAACGCGTTCCCCGTCGCGGTCATCCTCGTCGGCATCGCCGTCGCGACCCTGCTCGTTCTCAACGCCCTCGGCACGAACCCCCTGGAGTGA
- a CDS encoding alpha/beta fold hydrolase: MSATQPADSSDGPPPGTSETPAGIRTVEVDGEPVAYAAFGDPAGEPVVFFHGTPGSRRLAELYDDAAREQRVRVLAFDRPGYGRSPTRPGYEPADTADVLAAVLADASVERAGVVAFSGGAPHALAAAAESGDRVRGVDVVSGSVPAPLREETPTPQRVLGGLAGSTPRLLAGLLRGQAWLARRLSPSFVLAQYTTEDGRDALPGDVENVVKQDFLEAFARSRAGAVREFRHARDDWDVSLASVDCRVRWWHGGDDENVPLAGARRVADALPDCDLRVLGDADHLGALVRSREGVLSQYAPDE; the protein is encoded by the coding sequence ATGAGCGCCACGCAGCCAGCCGATTCGAGCGACGGACCCCCGCCCGGAACGAGCGAGACGCCTGCGGGCATACGGACTGTGGAAGTCGACGGTGAGCCGGTCGCCTACGCGGCGTTCGGCGACCCGGCGGGCGAACCGGTGGTGTTCTTCCACGGCACCCCTGGGTCGCGACGCCTCGCCGAACTGTACGACGACGCGGCCCGCGAGCAACGGGTTCGCGTGCTCGCATTCGACAGACCAGGGTACGGCCGGTCGCCTACACGGCCGGGGTACGAGCCGGCCGACACCGCCGACGTGCTCGCAGCAGTGCTCGCGGACGCGAGCGTCGAGCGCGCGGGCGTCGTGGCGTTCTCCGGCGGCGCACCTCACGCGCTCGCGGCGGCCGCGGAGTCCGGTGACCGCGTCCGCGGTGTCGACGTGGTGTCCGGCAGCGTGCCGGCGCCGCTCCGCGAGGAGACGCCGACCCCGCAGCGCGTGCTCGGCGGGCTGGCGGGCAGTACGCCGCGCCTGCTGGCCGGCCTGCTACGCGGACAGGCGTGGCTGGCGCGCCGGCTCTCGCCGTCGTTCGTCCTCGCGCAGTACACCACCGAGGACGGGCGCGACGCGCTCCCCGGGGACGTCGAAAACGTCGTGAAACAGGACTTCCTCGAGGCCTTCGCCCGGAGTCGAGCCGGCGCAGTCCGAGAGTTCCGGCACGCTCGCGACGACTGGGACGTCTCGCTTGCGTCGGTCGACTGCCGGGTGCGGTGGTGGCACGGCGGGGACGACGAGAATGTCCCGCTGGCGGGTGCGCGCCGCGTCGCCGACGCGCTCCCGGACTGTGACCTCCGCGTGCTCGGGGACGCCGACCACCTGGGTGCGCTCGTCCGGAGCCGGGAGGGCGTCCTCTCGCAGTACGCGCCCGACGAGTAG
- a CDS encoding helix-turn-helix domain-containing protein, whose amino-acid sequence MKRATLTASYPPDLTHPVHREVVERDAVSRADVLTWGPVGSATTLTWFDADRETVGALLDAVPPVTGATLVAGDDGTYAFTRQSEYGFAAELLELVASADVAFLPPLTFRGNRTARFEAVGPSAALGAFYDDLSARLDVTVASVRDVRRDGTPAALTDRQRAALDAAVDLGYYEVPRAASVEDVAEALGCASSTAGELLRRAEAAVIGDVAGSDTDRDAGAE is encoded by the coding sequence GTGAAACGCGCCACGCTCACCGCGTCGTACCCGCCCGACCTCACGCATCCGGTCCACCGCGAGGTGGTTGAACGGGACGCCGTCTCGCGCGCCGACGTCCTGACGTGGGGGCCGGTCGGGAGCGCCACCACGCTGACGTGGTTCGACGCGGACCGCGAGACGGTCGGCGCGCTCCTCGACGCCGTCCCGCCCGTCACCGGGGCCACGCTCGTCGCGGGCGACGACGGCACGTACGCGTTCACGCGGCAGTCCGAGTACGGGTTCGCGGCCGAACTCCTCGAGTTGGTCGCCAGCGCGGACGTCGCGTTCCTCCCGCCGCTCACGTTCCGCGGCAACCGCACCGCGCGCTTCGAGGCCGTCGGCCCGTCCGCGGCGCTCGGCGCGTTCTACGACGACCTCTCGGCCCGACTCGACGTCACGGTAGCGTCCGTCCGGGACGTCCGCCGCGACGGCACGCCCGCGGCGCTCACGGACCGCCAGCGCGCCGCGCTCGACGCCGCCGTCGACCTCGGCTACTACGAGGTGCCCCGGGCGGCGTCCGTCGAGGACGTCGCCGAGGCTCTCGGTTGCGCGTCGAGTACGGCGGGCGAACTCCTCCGGAGGGCCGAGGCCGCCGTGATCGGCGACGTTGCGGGGAGCGACACCGACCGTGACGCCGGCGCCGAGTAG
- the serB gene encoding phosphoserine phosphatase SerB — protein sequence MGLVAFDFDGTLADSEMLDRLAARHGVGSEVAAITERAMNGELSYAESLRERADLVEGLSSDEARDVYENVRLREGAGDLLADLRGAGVRVVVFTGGFEPGVEAALEASGVDVDRVVGNRLPEADGELAGAVSGPLVDGTKDDALADACEAFDVAVDEAVAVGDGANDVPMLEAAALGVGFDPKPAVREHCDVAVSSMAELDELLRERGVLD from the coding sequence ATGGGGCTCGTCGCGTTCGACTTCGACGGTACGCTCGCAGACTCCGAGATGCTCGACCGTCTCGCCGCCCGGCACGGCGTCGGGAGCGAAGTAGCGGCTATCACCGAGCGCGCGATGAACGGCGAGTTGTCGTACGCCGAGAGCCTGCGCGAGCGCGCCGACCTGGTCGAGGGGTTGTCCAGCGACGAGGCGCGCGACGTCTACGAGAACGTCCGACTGCGCGAGGGTGCGGGCGACTTGCTCGCCGACCTCCGCGGCGCGGGCGTCCGCGTGGTCGTGTTCACCGGCGGGTTCGAACCGGGTGTTGAGGCCGCGCTCGAGGCCTCGGGCGTGGACGTGGACCGCGTCGTCGGCAACCGACTCCCGGAGGCCGACGGGGAGCTCGCGGGCGCCGTCAGCGGGCCGCTCGTCGACGGCACGAAGGACGACGCGCTCGCCGATGCCTGCGAGGCGTTCGACGTTGCGGTGGACGAGGCGGTGGCGGTGGGCGACGGCGCGAACGACGTGCCGATGCTGGAGGCAGCGGCCCTCGGCGTCGGGTTCGACCCGAAACCGGCGGTGCGCGAGCACTGCGACGTCGCCGTCTCGTCGATGGCGGAACTGGACGAACTACTGCGCGAACGCGGCGTGCTCGACTGA
- a CDS encoding PKD domain-containing protein: MSRRVAIVVVIGLVLAPLAATGAAATPPSPPAAYYGDVTVNGESAPAGVTVEAVVDGEVRASLTTSEGGALGGAGAFDEKLVVEGTAGENVTFRVGDHAVKTVAWESGAHEQVSLSVTDGAAPTPAVSAPDSVPAGTTVRFDATGSTDDVGVVDYEWTLPDGTTVAGTTADVTFEQAGEYTVSIAVTDAAGNTETTAASITVTDAGNGGSNAGDSDPGGSDDSSPADDTSEHAPDVVVGENAVNVAFTELPADTPATAVFANTAATSANGVSLNELTLSTTRETNVTLDVSASESVPAGTPAVGSGSLLYLNVSESVSEDALGEVTFGFTVSEKRLAAANADPSEVSLWRYHDGEWAQLDTQVAGQTGDAYRFNATSPGLSVFAVRAASADVSVESADLGDSSVTVGDSVAVSATLVNDGAANGSATVPFVVDGETITERTVMVPANGERTVSVTYTPGSEGTYDVRVGNVSAGTLDVTAAGTTDAPDDQSTTAAPDNQDQPDGPPTGPTREPSGFSATSVAAVGLIVAAVLGLFLLARRRA, translated from the coding sequence CGGGCGCGGCAGCGACGCCGCCGTCGCCGCCCGCCGCGTACTACGGCGATGTCACGGTGAACGGCGAATCGGCGCCCGCGGGCGTCACCGTCGAGGCGGTCGTCGACGGCGAGGTTCGTGCGTCGCTGACGACGTCCGAGGGCGGCGCGCTCGGCGGCGCCGGAGCGTTCGACGAGAAACTCGTCGTCGAGGGTACTGCAGGCGAGAACGTGACGTTCCGTGTCGGCGACCATGCGGTGAAGACCGTCGCGTGGGAGTCCGGCGCGCACGAACAGGTCTCCCTCTCGGTGACGGACGGCGCCGCGCCGACGCCGGCGGTGAGCGCACCCGACAGCGTTCCCGCCGGCACGACGGTCCGCTTCGACGCCACGGGGTCGACCGACGACGTCGGCGTCGTGGACTACGAGTGGACGCTGCCGGACGGCACGACGGTTGCGGGAACGACCGCCGACGTGACCTTCGAGCAGGCCGGCGAATACACGGTCTCCATCGCGGTGACGGACGCCGCGGGGAACACCGAGACGACGGCGGCGTCTATCACGGTCACGGACGCCGGGAACGGCGGCTCGAACGCCGGTGACTCGGACCCCGGTGGGTCCGACGACTCGTCGCCAGCAGACGATACCAGTGAGCACGCGCCCGACGTGGTCGTCGGCGAGAACGCGGTGAACGTCGCGTTCACCGAACTGCCCGCGGACACGCCAGCGACGGCGGTGTTCGCGAACACGGCCGCGACGAGCGCGAACGGCGTCTCGCTGAACGAACTGACGCTGTCGACGACCCGCGAGACGAACGTCACGCTCGACGTGAGCGCGAGCGAGTCGGTTCCGGCGGGAACGCCGGCCGTCGGGTCGGGCTCCCTGCTCTACCTGAACGTCTCGGAGTCCGTTTCGGAGGACGCGCTCGGCGAGGTCACGTTCGGCTTCACGGTGAGCGAGAAACGCCTCGCCGCCGCGAACGCCGACCCGAGTGAGGTGTCGCTGTGGCGCTACCACGACGGCGAGTGGGCGCAACTCGACACGCAGGTCGCGGGACAGACCGGAGACGCCTACCGGTTCAACGCGACGTCGCCCGGGCTCTCGGTGTTCGCGGTGCGCGCCGCCTCCGCCGACGTGTCCGTCGAGAGCGCGGACCTCGGCGACTCCTCGGTGACCGTCGGCGACAGCGTGGCGGTGTCCGCCACGCTCGTCAACGACGGCGCCGCGAACGGGAGCGCCACCGTGCCGTTCGTCGTGGACGGGGAGACCATCACTGAACGAACGGTCATGGTGCCCGCGAACGGCGAGCGCACCGTCTCGGTCACGTACACGCCCGGGAGCGAGGGCACGTACGACGTACGCGTCGGCAATGTCTCCGCGGGGACGCTCGACGTCACCGCGGCGGGGACGACCGACGCGCCGGACGACCAGTCGACCACGGCGGCACCGGACAACCAGGACCAACCCGACGGGCCACCGACCGGCCCGACTAGGGAGCCGAGTGGCTTCTCGGCGACGAGCGTCGCGGCGGTTGGTCTCATCGTCGCGGCGGTGCTCGGGCTGTTCCTGCTCGCCCGTCGGCGGGCCTGA
- a CDS encoding acyl-CoA thioesterase, with translation MPSVTDTFIENRVRVQPDDTNNYASAHGGNVVKWMDEVGAMSAMRLAGETCVTARINSLDFEQPIPRGDICVIESYAYATGTSSIRVRLRAFREDPRTGDVEQTTSSYFVFVAVDEEMKPKPVPDLVVETERDRRLEQSALAGERESSD, from the coding sequence GTGCCAAGCGTCACCGACACGTTCATCGAGAACCGCGTGCGCGTCCAGCCAGACGACACCAACAACTACGCCTCGGCGCACGGGGGCAACGTCGTCAAGTGGATGGACGAGGTGGGCGCGATGTCCGCGATGCGGCTCGCGGGCGAGACCTGCGTGACCGCGCGCATCAACAGCCTCGACTTCGAGCAGCCGATTCCGCGCGGCGACATCTGCGTCATCGAGTCCTACGCGTACGCGACGGGAACCAGCAGCATCCGGGTGCGACTTCGCGCGTTCCGCGAGGACCCGCGGACGGGTGACGTCGAGCAGACGACGAGTTCCTACTTCGTCTTCGTCGCGGTTGACGAGGAGATGAAGCCGAAGCCGGTTCCCGACCTCGTCGTCGAGACGGAGCGCGACCGACGACTCGAGCAGTCGGCGCTCGCCGGCGAGCGTGAATCCTCCGACTAG